Proteins from a genomic interval of Synechococcus sp. A15-28:
- a CDS encoding DUF3887 domain-containing protein: MKLSAALLALSLTAPIGLSTTAATPAQAQAATTQLSPAQATKVSQQLLEALRQRQASVLHQTLTDSVRSSITIEQVQKRLDQRTAISNSRVVGVSPGYRTTTVDAVVTTATGEETLLIVLDDDGKLLAWKWTDQVQAIETTALAFVKDLTEGRWLMARSKLSLDLQQDLAPADLQRKWTKLNKVSGGFRKIKDAVIASQGGDQQLVLVAVEFGKATSNLFVIFDDRGRIINVDISRDFV, translated from the coding sequence GTGAAGCTTTCCGCTGCCCTGCTGGCCCTGTCCCTGACCGCCCCCATCGGACTGAGCACCACGGCAGCGACACCCGCCCAGGCTCAAGCCGCCACAACGCAACTGAGTCCGGCCCAGGCCACGAAGGTGTCGCAACAACTGCTCGAGGCCCTTCGTCAGCGTCAGGCCTCCGTGCTGCACCAAACCCTGACGGACAGTGTCCGCAGCAGCATCACGATTGAACAGGTGCAGAAGCGCCTGGATCAACGCACCGCCATCAGCAACAGCAGAGTGGTCGGGGTGTCTCCCGGCTATCGCACCACCACTGTCGATGCCGTGGTGACCACGGCAACAGGCGAAGAAACCCTGCTGATCGTGCTGGACGATGACGGCAAACTGCTGGCCTGGAAATGGACCGATCAGGTTCAAGCCATCGAAACCACAGCCCTTGCTTTCGTCAAAGACCTGACCGAAGGCCGCTGGTTGATGGCCCGCAGCAAGCTTTCGCTTGACCTGCAGCAGGACCTGGCTCCAGCCGACTTGCAGCGCAAGTGGACCAAGCTGAACAAGGTCTCCGGCGGTTTCCGCAAGATCAAGGATGCCGTGATCGCCAGTCAGGGCGGGGACCAACAACTGGTGCTTGTGGCGGTGGAATTCGGTAAAGCCACCTCCAACCTGTTTGTGATCTTTGACGATCGTGGACGGATCATCAACGTCGACATCTCCCGCGACTTCGTCTGA
- a CDS encoding DUF4332 domain-containing protein, with the protein MPPLRDLPQSFRREQQELDEAGIDDWLQLRDLDDAQLSRLARSGRASPRNLKRLRAIAGLVCDLNLAPPDAALLMHAGIASKAALATSTPERVVQQTGRLERSLGTGRPAVVDLATARRWIQRARQPGN; encoded by the coding sequence ATGCCACCTTTGCGCGATCTGCCACAATCGTTCCGGCGGGAACAGCAGGAGCTGGATGAGGCAGGAATCGACGACTGGCTGCAGCTGCGGGATCTTGACGACGCTCAGCTGAGTCGCCTTGCCCGCAGCGGCCGCGCCTCCCCCCGCAACCTCAAACGGCTGAGAGCCATTGCAGGCTTGGTCTGTGACCTCAACCTGGCCCCGCCAGACGCGGCGCTGTTGATGCATGCCGGCATTGCCTCAAAGGCAGCGCTGGCCACCTCCACACCTGAACGGGTCGTCCAGCAGACGGGGCGCCTGGAACGCAGCCTTGGCACCGGCCGGCCAGCGGTGGTGGACCTGGCCACGGCCCGCCGTTGGATTCAACGGGCCAGGCAACCGGGGAACTGA
- a CDS encoding Ycf51 family protein translates to MALDQLLLTAAPWLGWSGLALGVLTIVAFLANWGLRFRLVGVSSFTLLLAVSCWAFAVSYTPPVVVEGAIRAPVVFDNGNDLVVAQVPPDLDSSTVEATLQQLAGNLRGSGRGSNVVTVRLRALKPINDGLSQPVILGETERDFRRSAS, encoded by the coding sequence ATGGCCCTTGATCAGCTGCTGCTCACCGCGGCGCCCTGGCTGGGCTGGTCTGGCCTGGCACTGGGTGTGTTGACGATCGTGGCCTTTCTGGCGAACTGGGGACTGCGCTTTCGCTTGGTGGGGGTCAGCAGTTTCACCCTGCTTCTGGCCGTCAGCTGCTGGGCCTTTGCTGTGAGTTACACCCCGCCGGTGGTGGTTGAAGGCGCCATCCGGGCCCCTGTGGTGTTCGACAACGGCAATGACCTGGTGGTGGCCCAGGTCCCGCCGGACCTTGATTCGAGCACCGTCGAAGCCACGCTTCAGCAACTGGCGGGCAATCTGCGGGGTTCCGGGCGCGGAAGCAATGTGGTCACCGTTCGGCTGCGGGCCCTCAAGCCCATCAACGATGGTCTGAGTCAGCCAGTGATTCTGGGGGAAACAGAACGGGACTTCCGCCGCTCTGCCTCCTGA
- a CDS encoding CocE/NonD family hydrolase — protein MSAESSLISSHVVERDGELLLRDGVRLMARLWFPRGDGPWPALLMRQPYGRRLASTVTLAHPSWWARQGYVVIVQDVRGQGDSEGTFHGFSQEADDTAQTHDWVRSLPECNGRIGCYGFSYQGMTQLLAPADATPPDCLAPAMAGLDERLHWSSEGHAHWWHLNLGWGLQLAAQQARRRRDRSAWEAIRRALEDGSYLRDGPELLKRHDPDGMACHWLAQDPADRSAWRRHDPPQSWLRQPMLLLGGWWDPHLMGILDLYRRSEDAGGMPELHIGPASHLQWWPGAQTLLLRFFDQHLKHGQTGPGQQQFWDLGRQEWRTPPQPEPLRWSLQGDGLACLDPASGRLDSNDAGCGEQRLVHDPWRPVPAIGGHLSPSAGPADRRSLDERADVATFTSAPLEQSVELSGQPQLLIQAGADQPGFDLCVVLSRLPQGSAAVEQLSCGVIRVLGTEAEHVAERRVLLQPLLATCSAGDRLRLSLAAAAWPAIGVNPGTPEHPSGAPSACHRVVTMTLELAGSVLSLNPFNSGRLNSD, from the coding sequence ATGTCCGCTGAGTCGTCTCTGATCAGCTCGCACGTCGTCGAACGCGACGGGGAGCTCCTCCTGCGGGATGGCGTGCGGTTGATGGCGCGTCTCTGGTTCCCCCGCGGCGACGGTCCCTGGCCGGCCCTGTTGATGCGACAACCTTATGGACGTCGGCTGGCCTCAACTGTGACCCTGGCTCACCCCAGCTGGTGGGCTCGGCAGGGGTACGTGGTGATCGTGCAGGACGTGAGGGGCCAGGGGGATTCCGAGGGAACCTTTCATGGCTTCTCCCAGGAAGCGGATGACACGGCCCAGACCCATGACTGGGTCCGATCGTTGCCGGAGTGCAATGGACGGATCGGTTGCTACGGCTTCTCCTACCAAGGGATGACGCAGCTTCTGGCCCCCGCTGACGCAACACCGCCGGACTGCCTCGCACCGGCGATGGCGGGCCTGGACGAACGACTGCACTGGAGCAGCGAGGGCCATGCCCATTGGTGGCACCTGAACCTGGGCTGGGGCCTGCAATTGGCGGCCCAGCAGGCACGCCGCCGCAGGGATCGCAGCGCCTGGGAAGCGATCCGTCGAGCTTTGGAGGACGGCAGCTACCTCCGGGACGGCCCCGAACTGCTGAAGCGGCATGACCCCGACGGAATGGCCTGCCACTGGCTGGCGCAGGATCCAGCCGATCGCTCCGCCTGGCGACGCCATGACCCACCGCAATCCTGGCTGCGTCAACCGATGCTGCTGCTGGGGGGCTGGTGGGATCCCCATCTGATGGGAATCCTGGATCTCTACAGGCGTTCTGAAGACGCCGGGGGGATGCCTGAACTGCACATCGGACCGGCCAGTCATCTGCAGTGGTGGCCGGGAGCGCAGACGTTGTTGCTGCGGTTCTTCGATCAACATCTGAAGCATGGCCAAACCGGGCCTGGCCAGCAACAGTTCTGGGATCTCGGTCGCCAGGAATGGAGAACCCCACCCCAGCCCGAGCCTCTGCGCTGGAGTCTTCAAGGGGATGGCCTGGCTTGCCTCGATCCCGCCAGCGGTCGGCTGGATTCAAATGATGCCGGCTGCGGTGAGCAGCGGCTTGTTCACGACCCCTGGCGTCCTGTGCCAGCCATCGGTGGTCATCTCAGCCCCTCCGCCGGGCCCGCCGATCGGCGGTCGTTGGATGAGCGAGCCGATGTGGCCACCTTCACCTCAGCACCGCTGGAACAATCTGTGGAGCTTTCGGGTCAGCCACAGCTGCTGATTCAGGCGGGAGCGGACCAACCCGGCTTCGATCTCTGTGTGGTTCTGTCTCGCCTGCCGCAGGGCAGTGCTGCCGTGGAGCAACTCAGCTGCGGCGTGATCCGCGTTCTGGGGACCGAGGCTGAACACGTAGCCGAGAGACGGGTCCTGCTCCAACCACTGCTGGCCACATGTTCTGCCGGAGATCGGCTTCGCCTTTCGCTCGCCGCAGCCGCCTGGCCGGCCATTGGTGTGAATCCAGGCACCCCTGAGCATCCCTCTGGGGCACCAAGTGCCTGCCACCGTGTGGTCACGATGACACTGGAGCTTGCTGGCTCTGTCCTGAGCCTGAACCCGTTCAACTCCGGCAGACTGAATTCCGATTGA
- a CDS encoding ROK family protein: protein MTNGQVIGIDLGGTAIKLARFDHRGALLAELEVATPQPAVPGAVTMALCDAVERLDPSGEAPMVGVGLPGPMDAAARVARVCINLPGWEDVPLADWLEVRLQRRVTLANDGNCAVVGEAWGGAARGFSDVVLLTLGTGVGGGVLLGGQLFTGHNGAAAEPGLIGVDPDGPACNSGNRGSLEQFASIAALRRLSDRDPRALSQAAAAGEPAALEVWERYGARLGVGLSSLVYVFTPQLVLLGGGLAGAACHFLPAVRREVEQRVQAVSREGLRIEACALGNGAGRLGAARLALLRLGGMMADD from the coding sequence ATGACCAACGGGCAGGTGATCGGCATTGATCTCGGGGGAACAGCCATCAAGCTGGCCCGTTTCGATCACCGCGGAGCTCTGTTGGCTGAGCTCGAGGTGGCCACACCCCAGCCTGCGGTGCCAGGGGCCGTGACGATGGCGCTCTGCGATGCCGTTGAGCGATTGGATCCCAGCGGTGAAGCCCCAATGGTGGGGGTGGGTCTTCCCGGGCCGATGGATGCTGCGGCTCGGGTGGCGCGGGTGTGCATCAACCTGCCGGGCTGGGAGGACGTCCCGCTGGCGGACTGGTTGGAGGTGCGGCTGCAGCGACGGGTCACCCTCGCCAATGACGGCAATTGCGCTGTGGTGGGGGAGGCCTGGGGAGGAGCGGCCAGGGGCTTCAGCGACGTGGTGCTGTTGACCCTCGGCACCGGTGTCGGCGGCGGCGTGTTGCTGGGTGGGCAGCTCTTCACCGGCCACAACGGTGCGGCGGCGGAACCGGGGTTGATCGGCGTGGATCCGGATGGTCCCGCATGCAACAGCGGAAATCGTGGATCCCTGGAACAGTTCGCGAGCATTGCGGCGTTGCGTCGCCTGAGTGATCGCGATCCCCGTGCCCTGAGCCAGGCTGCAGCAGCTGGTGAGCCAGCGGCCCTGGAGGTGTGGGAGCGCTATGGGGCTCGCCTGGGGGTGGGACTGTCCTCCCTGGTGTACGTCTTCACTCCTCAGCTTGTGTTGCTGGGGGGTGGCCTCGCCGGGGCCGCCTGCCATTTCCTCCCTGCAGTCCGACGGGAGGTGGAGCAGCGGGTGCAGGCGGTTTCCCGGGAGGGACTGCGGATTGAGGCTTGCGCTCTCGGCAATGGAGCCGGCCGCCTGGGGGCGGCGCGGCTGGCGCTGCTCCGCCTTGGCGGGATGATGGCCGACGACTGA
- a CDS encoding glutamate-5-semialdehyde dehydrogenase has translation MTTVPEPSAELLQRAGAVRLAAVELGQTDDQQRADALRAMADALAERADTIVAANRDDLERSAAEGLAPALMSRLKLDAAKLAGAIDGVRKLATLPDPLGRRQLHRELDQGLVLERITVPLGVVGVIFEARPDAVVQIASLAIRSGNGAMLKGGSEARCTNEAVMDALKLGLDRSAVSADALTLLTTRQESLALLRLDGLVDLIIPRGSNELVRFIQDNTRIPVLGHADGICHLYVDAAAEVEQAVRIAIDSKTQYPAACNAIETLLVHESIAPAFLASAVPAFQSAGVSLRGDERSRELGVSDAASDADWRTEYLDLILSVRVVSSMDAALEHIRRHGSRHTEAIATADERAAERFLAAVDSAGVYHNCSTRFADGFRYGFGAEVGISTQTLPPRGPVGLDGLVTYRYRLRGDGHIAADFADGTRRFTHTDLPL, from the coding sequence ATGACCACTGTCCCGGAGCCTTCGGCAGAGCTGCTGCAAAGGGCAGGCGCCGTCCGTTTGGCTGCGGTGGAGCTGGGACAGACGGACGATCAACAGCGCGCTGACGCTCTCCGGGCGATGGCCGATGCTCTGGCGGAGCGGGCTGACACGATCGTGGCGGCCAACCGGGACGATCTCGAGCGCTCGGCCGCTGAAGGCCTGGCCCCCGCGTTGATGTCCCGCTTGAAGCTGGACGCCGCCAAGCTGGCCGGTGCCATCGATGGGGTGCGCAAACTGGCCACCCTTCCGGACCCTCTCGGGAGACGCCAGCTGCACCGGGAGCTGGATCAGGGCCTGGTGCTGGAACGCATCACCGTTCCCCTGGGAGTGGTAGGTGTGATCTTTGAGGCCCGTCCAGATGCGGTGGTGCAAATCGCTTCCCTGGCCATCCGTTCCGGTAATGGCGCGATGCTGAAAGGGGGCAGCGAGGCCCGTTGCACCAATGAAGCGGTGATGGATGCCCTCAAGCTGGGGCTGGATCGCAGTGCTGTGTCCGCCGATGCCTTGACGCTGTTGACCACCCGTCAGGAAAGCCTGGCGCTGTTGCGGCTGGATGGTCTGGTGGATCTGATCATCCCGCGGGGCAGCAACGAGCTGGTGCGATTCATCCAGGACAACACCCGCATTCCCGTGCTGGGCCATGCGGACGGCATTTGTCATCTCTACGTGGATGCTGCTGCTGAGGTGGAGCAGGCGGTTCGCATCGCCATCGACAGCAAGACCCAGTACCCTGCCGCCTGCAATGCCATCGAGACCCTGCTGGTCCATGAATCGATTGCACCGGCTTTCCTGGCGTCCGCGGTGCCGGCATTTCAGTCGGCAGGCGTCAGCTTGCGAGGGGATGAGCGAAGCCGCGAGCTCGGCGTCAGCGACGCTGCCAGTGACGCGGACTGGAGAACGGAATACCTCGATCTGATCCTTTCGGTGCGGGTGGTGTCCTCGATGGATGCAGCGCTCGAGCACATCCGGCGCCATGGATCACGCCACACCGAAGCCATCGCCACCGCTGATGAGCGGGCGGCGGAGCGGTTCCTGGCTGCCGTTGACAGTGCTGGTGTGTACCACAACTGCTCCACGCGCTTCGCTGACGGCTTCCGTTACGGCTTTGGAGCTGAGGTGGGCATCAGCACCCAGACCCTGCCGCCGCGGGGTCCGGTGGGACTCGATGGTCTGGTGACCTACCGCTACCGGCTGCGTGGTGACGGACACATCGCTGCCGATTTCGCGGACGGCACCCGCCGCTTCACCCATACCGACCTGCCCCTGTGA
- a CDS encoding translocation/assembly module TamB domain-containing protein gives MSKPLVLISSAAVGVGTVLAVQSLNSTAEDLLGSFRGPLEQRIGAALGHPLKIGPYKGLRPWGVALGETAIAPTSSDRSTIKLQGLSVHLDPLASLRQWQPVVRLKLQGLDGVLDRQADGRYWRFGDVPQGGDAPPDLDLRFELVQPARIRLTPSGEEIQLSSRGSVQIAQKRFTAMSRLRWPDGAGSLAVDVKGRWDRPELVLSSRVRSLDLSRLEPFLPGPDATELAGEAGGDLAIRWTPDRFRCQGQLQVRDLELQNTTLPDPLRSSAVGFSCRNDRLSLDPSRWRLGEWRADAKGFLQVSGPVDLRINVASLKRKDRAQLRLDGPWSNPRWRLAGLVDLPELDGPLRVQGQLRTSWTDPAFRQIQVQNALITSAGLRLRLDGTIGDQIDLRSRELSLAPSFWQRWPVLKQSLGETSELSGALRASGSLASPELLLDLSQDRNLVLQQWDLRASWSKASGVLALDRFSSPVLRAEAQLPIRFQNGAAQLGELKAGFALTSLPLARLSALTSIPLEGRLSARGRFQGPLSDVNSTVALDLVRPGVGPLQLPERWQGQLTGSTRSEFNLRLASQAPATDGDLTARLASSGWPLQADLRRGGGSLTVRPGAERQLRWRADQLSIAGLQLSLPTASASGPLQGRLSGDGVLALKPVELVGDLHLDDPKLRGIALKRIELEGRVAAGRFQTRGRLQPQQGEIQLTAQGRVGGNLRSRIEASGLDVPWLVQMAQQLRGGQLPTAGPLGRAEDLGTLVIDTFGGSLEGHLRALQRSRQWLEVYDRDHPQPRVDPGDLRGRLDAVLNLAGPDLASLSLEAEARAHLWMDGENQDRMLQLEPVVAQLSGPLQGGQGRFSLLHLPFSLLALVAPVPSALRGAIGITGSYDLTGRGPLLTTELALEQARFGEQALRLERQAVVLASDGLQLDLALRSDGAAEALQVRGSIPLNLRDALDLELESHGDALSFLAAPAGDALTLTRGSSDLRLILSGYLDQPQANGFLVVRDGAFTAAEQSFKNVNASLLFDFNRVEVSQLAATLESGGSVSAAGAIGLFTPREEETPLSIRLTKGTFRQERVDLAADGEITLRGALSQPLISGQLNLRQGVIQPRGGLLSRLRRAGGASPKQGVQPFQANASTPVTTAALLEEGWDFQDPLVLFGPGAPAQLPAAFQNLMPNLSAVRFRNFRLGLGPDLQVRMPPLISFQGGGQLLVNGPLDPSLELRGLIRLNRGRVSLFSTTFRLDARAPNVAVFTPSLGLVPFVDIAMKTRVSDAVQPGTAGNASTANVFETNGLGTIGDGGGQLRLVKITVQAAGPADRLIGNLDMRSAPPLSEPQLMALIGGNSLSGLAGAGGGALATVLGQSLLSPVLGTLTDAMGQRMQIALFPTYVTPDIKDDNERTSGRVAPTFTLVTEIGVDVTDRFDFSVLAAPNTSDVPPQTTVTYQVNPNTALSGSVDSNGTWQSQLQLFFRF, from the coding sequence TTGTCCAAACCCCTGGTCCTCATCTCAAGTGCGGCCGTTGGTGTCGGAACCGTTCTGGCGGTTCAGTCTCTGAACTCCACCGCTGAGGATTTGCTCGGTTCGTTTCGCGGGCCACTCGAACAACGCATCGGCGCCGCTCTCGGTCACCCGCTCAAAATCGGCCCTTACAAGGGTTTGAGGCCATGGGGTGTGGCCCTTGGTGAGACGGCCATCGCTCCCACCAGCTCCGATCGCTCCACGATCAAGCTTCAGGGGCTCAGTGTTCATCTCGATCCCCTGGCCAGCCTGCGGCAATGGCAGCCGGTGGTGCGGCTGAAACTGCAGGGCCTCGATGGGGTTTTGGATCGCCAGGCCGATGGTCGTTACTGGCGGTTTGGGGACGTGCCTCAAGGCGGAGATGCACCTCCGGATCTGGACCTGCGCTTCGAGCTGGTTCAACCGGCCAGGATTCGCCTGACTCCCTCTGGCGAGGAGATCCAGCTGTCCAGTCGTGGGTCGGTGCAGATCGCTCAGAAGCGATTCACAGCGATGTCGCGGCTGCGTTGGCCAGACGGCGCCGGCAGCCTTGCGGTGGACGTCAAGGGACGCTGGGATCGCCCCGAACTGGTGCTCAGCAGTCGTGTGCGATCCCTGGATCTCTCGCGACTGGAGCCCTTTCTCCCCGGGCCGGATGCCACGGAGCTAGCGGGAGAGGCTGGAGGGGACCTGGCGATTCGATGGACTCCCGATCGCTTTCGCTGCCAGGGGCAGCTGCAGGTCAGGGATCTTGAGCTTCAGAACACAACCCTGCCGGATCCCCTGCGTTCATCCGCTGTTGGATTCAGCTGTCGCAACGATCGGCTGAGCCTGGATCCCAGTCGATGGCGCTTGGGGGAATGGCGGGCTGACGCCAAGGGTTTTCTGCAGGTCAGTGGACCCGTTGATCTGAGAATCAACGTGGCGTCTCTGAAGCGCAAGGATCGCGCTCAACTTCGACTGGATGGCCCCTGGTCCAACCCCCGCTGGCGCCTTGCGGGACTGGTGGATCTGCCTGAGCTCGATGGACCTTTGCGTGTGCAGGGCCAGCTGCGCACTTCATGGACTGATCCTGCGTTCCGTCAGATCCAGGTTCAAAACGCTCTAATCACGTCGGCTGGTCTGCGCTTGCGGCTGGACGGCACGATCGGCGATCAGATCGATCTGCGCAGTCGGGAACTCAGCCTGGCTCCTTCGTTCTGGCAACGGTGGCCGGTTCTGAAGCAGAGCCTTGGCGAGACGTCTGAACTGTCCGGAGCGCTGCGGGCGAGCGGGTCCCTGGCATCACCTGAGCTGTTGCTGGATCTTTCCCAGGATCGCAATCTTGTTCTGCAGCAGTGGGATCTTCGGGCGTCCTGGTCGAAGGCCTCCGGGGTCCTGGCCCTCGATCGTTTCAGCAGCCCGGTGCTGCGTGCGGAGGCGCAGCTGCCCATTCGTTTTCAAAACGGCGCAGCTCAGCTTGGAGAGCTGAAGGCGGGTTTCGCCCTCACGTCACTGCCCCTGGCCCGCCTTTCGGCTCTGACGTCCATTCCTTTGGAAGGCCGTCTATCGGCCCGCGGACGGTTTCAGGGTCCCCTGAGTGATGTGAACAGCACCGTGGCGCTTGATCTTGTCCGACCCGGCGTTGGACCGTTGCAGTTGCCGGAGCGTTGGCAGGGGCAACTGACCGGATCGACCCGATCTGAGTTCAACCTGCGTCTGGCCTCCCAGGCCCCAGCCACTGATGGAGACCTGACGGCTCGACTGGCTTCCTCCGGTTGGCCATTGCAGGCGGACCTCCGTCGCGGCGGCGGCAGCTTGACCGTGCGGCCCGGCGCCGAGCGCCAGTTGCGGTGGAGAGCGGATCAGCTGTCGATCGCCGGACTTCAGCTGTCGCTGCCCACGGCATCCGCATCAGGTCCATTGCAGGGACGTCTCAGTGGCGACGGCGTTCTGGCGTTGAAACCTGTGGAGCTGGTCGGTGATCTGCATCTGGATGACCCAAAACTTCGCGGGATTGCCTTGAAGCGGATCGAGCTGGAGGGACGTGTTGCGGCGGGTCGTTTCCAGACCCGCGGACGGCTGCAGCCCCAGCAGGGTGAGATTCAGCTGACAGCCCAGGGACGCGTGGGCGGAAACCTGCGCAGCCGGATCGAGGCCTCCGGACTGGATGTGCCCTGGTTGGTGCAGATGGCCCAGCAGCTGCGTGGCGGCCAGCTCCCCACCGCTGGCCCCCTGGGCCGCGCTGAGGATCTCGGCACGTTGGTGATCGACACCTTCGGGGGAAGCCTGGAAGGGCATCTGCGTGCTCTTCAGCGGTCTCGTCAGTGGCTGGAGGTCTACGACCGGGATCACCCCCAGCCGCGTGTGGATCCAGGTGACCTTCGCGGTCGCCTCGACGCTGTTCTCAACCTTGCCGGTCCGGATTTGGCATCGCTCTCGCTGGAGGCAGAGGCCCGGGCGCATCTGTGGATGGATGGTGAAAATCAGGATCGGATGCTTCAGCTCGAACCCGTTGTGGCTCAGCTGAGTGGTCCCCTGCAGGGCGGCCAGGGACGCTTCAGCCTTCTGCATCTGCCGTTCTCGCTTCTGGCTCTGGTCGCCCCGGTTCCGTCCGCTTTGCGAGGGGCCATCGGTATCACGGGCTCCTACGACCTGACGGGCCGCGGCCCGTTGCTGACCACGGAGTTGGCCCTGGAACAGGCGCGCTTCGGTGAGCAGGCCCTTCGCCTTGAACGACAAGCCGTTGTGTTGGCTTCGGATGGGCTTCAGCTCGATCTCGCGCTCCGCAGTGATGGTGCTGCCGAGGCCCTTCAGGTGCGCGGCAGCATCCCGCTGAATTTGCGTGACGCGCTGGATCTTGAGCTCGAAAGCCATGGAGATGCCCTGAGCTTCCTGGCGGCCCCCGCCGGCGATGCCCTGACGTTGACCCGGGGCAGCAGTGACCTTCGCCTGATTCTGAGTGGATACCTGGATCAGCCTCAGGCCAACGGTTTTCTGGTGGTGCGTGATGGTGCCTTCACCGCGGCTGAGCAGTCCTTCAAGAACGTCAACGCCTCTCTGTTGTTCGATTTCAACCGCGTCGAGGTCAGCCAGCTCGCGGCGACGCTGGAGTCTGGGGGGAGCGTCTCGGCTGCGGGCGCCATCGGTCTGTTCACCCCCCGTGAGGAGGAGACGCCACTCAGCATTCGTCTGACCAAGGGGACGTTCCGGCAGGAGAGAGTGGATCTGGCGGCTGATGGCGAGATCACGTTGCGTGGTGCCCTGAGCCAGCCGTTGATCAGCGGCCAGCTGAATCTCAGACAAGGGGTGATTCAGCCCCGGGGAGGATTGCTCTCGCGTCTACGCAGGGCTGGTGGTGCATCCCCGAAGCAGGGGGTTCAACCGTTCCAGGCGAATGCCTCAACCCCGGTCACGACCGCGGCTTTGCTGGAGGAAGGCTGGGATTTTCAGGATCCCCTGGTGCTGTTTGGCCCCGGTGCTCCCGCCCAGTTGCCGGCGGCATTCCAGAATCTGATGCCCAATCTTTCTGCGGTTCGTTTCCGCAACTTCCGCCTTGGACTGGGGCCTGATCTGCAGGTTCGGATGCCGCCCTTGATCAGTTTCCAAGGTGGCGGTCAGTTGCTGGTCAACGGCCCATTGGATCCGTCGCTGGAGCTGCGGGGTCTGATTCGCCTCAACCGTGGCCGCGTCAGCTTGTTTTCCACCACCTTCCGCCTCGATGCGCGCGCCCCCAATGTCGCGGTGTTCACCCCCTCGCTGGGATTGGTGCCTTTCGTCGATATCGCGATGAAGACCCGGGTCTCGGATGCGGTGCAACCCGGAACGGCCGGCAATGCCAGCACTGCCAATGTCTTCGAGACCAATGGCCTGGGAACCATTGGCGATGGTGGCGGTCAGCTGAGGCTGGTGAAAATCACTGTGCAGGCCGCCGGTCCGGCGGATCGTTTGATCGGCAATCTGGATATGCGCAGTGCACCGCCGTTGTCGGAGCCGCAGCTGATGGCGCTGATTGGTGGCAACTCCCTTTCGGGTCTGGCGGGAGCCGGGGGGGGCGCTCTGGCGACGGTGCTGGGGCAGTCGCTGCTCTCGCCGGTTCTCGGAACGTTGACCGATGCCATGGGCCAGCGCATGCAGATCGCTTTGTTCCCCACCTATGTCACCCCGGACATCAAGGATGACAACGAGCGAACGTCAGGCCGGGTGGCTCCCACCTTCACGCTGGTGACTGAAATCGGTGTTGATGTGACCGATCGCTTTGATTTCTCGGTGCTGGCGGCTCCCAACACCTCAGATGTTCCCCCTCAGACGACGGTGACCTACCAGGTGAACCCCAACACGGCCTTGTCTGGATCCGTGGATTCCAATGGCACCTGGCAGAGCCAGCTGCAGCTGTTCTTCCGCTTCTGA